The Mucilaginibacter yixingensis genome window below encodes:
- a CDS encoding bifunctional UDP-N-acetylmuramoyl-tripeptide:D-alanyl-D-alanine ligase/alanine racemase, with protein MLSTSYTIRSIAQILHAEELIVTDGAITTLLTDSRRISNAAEGLFFALSNRRDGHEFILEAYEAGVRNFVVSHKPSSPLINANYLVVGDVLKALQQLAAHHRQQFDLQVIGVTGSNGKTIVKEWLYQLMVPEKSIVRSPKSYNSQIGVPLSVWKIGAEHNLGIFEAGISTVNEMERLEQIIRPDIGVLTHIGSAHDEGFANRTEKVQEKLKLFKHCKQLIGYYDELVGYKSQLEHLQLFTWSRSFREADLHVFSETIISKNYYLRAHYNGREIEALIPFLDQASVENAIICWATMLAMGYEPEVIDNRLERLVPVSMRLELKNGINECSIIDDSYNSDIQSLEIALNFLDQQNQHSKKTLILSDIFQSGLRDEELYRQVSVMLGNRVSRFIGVGEALAKQADLFNVPEKRFFHDTHDLLAHFNELQFNEETVLLKGARNFEFEKISHALVQKAHETVMEINLNALLNNLNFYKSLLKPGVKMMAMVKAFSYGSGTFEVANILQYHKVDYLAVAYIDEGIALRQAGITLPLMVLNPEPAAFDKLVEYHLQPEIYSFGLLDHFLKYLQQNDIVNYPVHIKIDTGMHRLGFETSEVESLCEILEQNQLIKVVSVLSHLVASDAEQHDAFTMKQIQRFEKACKQIEETLKYQFIRHIANTSGVTRWPVAHFDMVRIGIGLYGIDAAVTDPNALQPIATLKTSISQVKHVKAGETIGYNRNGSLSKGGRIATVRIGYADGYLRAFGNGIGCMLVKGRLVKTVGNIAMDMCMIDVSEIDVKEGDEVIVFNDELRIEELARQIGTIPYEILTNISQRVKRVYFYE; from the coding sequence ATGCTTTCTACCTCGTATACCATCAGGTCCATCGCTCAGATCCTTCATGCAGAAGAGCTGATTGTGACTGATGGCGCCATCACCACACTGCTTACTGATAGTCGTCGCATTAGCAACGCCGCAGAGGGATTGTTCTTCGCGTTGAGTAACCGTCGGGACGGTCACGAGTTTATTTTAGAAGCTTATGAGGCAGGTGTACGCAATTTTGTGGTAAGCCATAAACCGTCATCGCCGCTCATTAATGCTAATTACCTGGTGGTGGGGGATGTGCTGAAAGCTTTACAACAACTTGCAGCCCACCATCGTCAACAGTTTGATCTGCAGGTGATAGGCGTTACCGGTAGCAACGGTAAAACCATTGTTAAGGAGTGGCTTTACCAGCTGATGGTGCCAGAAAAGAGCATCGTACGCAGCCCCAAAAGCTATAACTCGCAAATTGGTGTGCCCTTGTCTGTTTGGAAAATAGGGGCAGAACATAACCTCGGGATATTTGAGGCCGGTATTTCTACCGTGAACGAGATGGAGCGGTTGGAACAGATTATCCGGCCGGATATTGGTGTGTTGACGCACATTGGTTCAGCACACGATGAAGGCTTTGCCAATCGTACAGAAAAAGTGCAGGAGAAGCTTAAATTGTTTAAACATTGCAAGCAGCTCATTGGCTATTATGATGAGTTGGTGGGCTATAAAAGCCAGTTAGAGCACCTGCAATTGTTTACCTGGAGCCGGAGTTTCCGCGAGGCTGATTTACATGTGTTCAGCGAAACCATCATATCCAAAAATTATTATTTGCGTGCACATTACAACGGGCGGGAGATAGAGGCGCTGATTCCGTTCCTTGATCAGGCATCGGTAGAAAACGCAATTATTTGCTGGGCTACCATGTTGGCTATGGGTTATGAGCCGGAAGTAATTGACAACCGCCTGGAGCGTCTGGTGCCCGTAAGTATGCGCCTGGAGTTAAAAAATGGTATTAATGAATGCTCCATAATTGACGATTCTTATAATTCAGATATTCAATCGCTGGAGATTGCGCTGAACTTCCTCGATCAGCAAAATCAGCATAGTAAGAAAACCCTGATTCTTTCAGATATTTTTCAATCTGGTTTGCGTGATGAAGAGCTTTACCGGCAGGTATCGGTGATGTTGGGCAACCGGGTATCAAGGTTTATCGGTGTGGGCGAGGCTCTGGCTAAGCAGGCAGATTTGTTTAACGTGCCTGAAAAGCGTTTCTTTCATGATACCCACGATCTGCTCGCTCACTTTAACGAACTTCAGTTTAACGAGGAGACTGTGCTGCTGAAAGGCGCCCGTAATTTTGAGTTCGAGAAGATCAGTCACGCACTGGTGCAAAAGGCGCATGAGACGGTGATGGAGATTAACCTGAACGCGTTACTCAATAACCTTAATTTCTATAAGTCGTTGTTGAAACCGGGTGTAAAGATGATGGCCATGGTAAAGGCTTTTTCTTACGGTAGCGGCACCTTTGAGGTAGCTAACATTCTGCAATATCACAAGGTTGATTACCTGGCTGTGGCTTATATTGATGAGGGAATAGCCTTGCGTCAGGCTGGTATTACGCTGCCGCTGATGGTATTGAACCCAGAGCCTGCGGCGTTTGATAAATTGGTAGAATACCATCTTCAGCCTGAGATTTATAGCTTTGGTTTGCTGGATCATTTCTTAAAGTATTTGCAGCAGAATGATATAGTAAATTACCCGGTACACATTAAGATTGACACCGGCATGCACCGCCTTGGTTTTGAGACTAGTGAGGTAGAAAGTTTGTGTGAGATCCTGGAACAAAATCAGCTGATAAAAGTAGTATCCGTACTCTCGCACCTGGTGGCCAGTGATGCCGAGCAGCACGATGCGTTTACCATGAAGCAGATCCAGCGCTTTGAAAAAGCCTGCAAGCAAATTGAAGAGACGCTGAAATATCAGTTCATCAGGCACATTGCCAATACCTCTGGTGTTACCCGCTGGCCGGTCGCTCATTTTGATATGGTGCGCATAGGCATTGGCTTGTACGGTATTGATGCGGCTGTGACAGATCCAAACGCCCTGCAACCCATTGCAACGCTTAAAACCAGTATCTCACAAGTAAAACATGTTAAAGCCGGTGAAACCATCGGCTACAACCGTAACGGCAGCCTGAGCAAAGGTGGCCGTATTGCAACCGTACGCATTGGTTATGCCGATGGCTATCTGCGTGCCTTTGGTAACGGCATAGGCTGTATGCTGGTAAAAGGCCGCCTGGTAAAAACCGTGGGCAACATTGCCATGGATATGTGTATGATTGATGTGAGCGAGATTGACGTAAAGGAGGGCGACGAAGTGATAGTCTTTAACGATGAGCTGCGCATTGAAGAGTTAGCCCGGCAGATAGGCACGATACCATACGAGATATTGACCAATATTTCTCAAAGGGTGAAGCGGGTGTACTTTTATGAGTAG
- a CDS encoding regulatory protein RecX, translating to MDTTPTRKVSTETEGLAKAEHYCAYQERAQQEVRDKLYEWGLWPDAVENIICKLIETNFLNEERFAAAYAQGKFNQKAWGRNKIKQGLKFKRVSEKLIKKALQKIDGDDYLQTLTRILEKKAALMKEKDEFKRHYKLKQYAMSRGYESDLIADVLKTSEI from the coding sequence ATGGACACCACCCCAACCCGCAAAGTAAGCACCGAAACCGAAGGCCTTGCCAAAGCCGAACATTACTGCGCCTACCAGGAACGCGCCCAACAGGAAGTGCGCGACAAGCTCTATGAATGGGGACTATGGCCGGATGCCGTAGAGAACATTATTTGCAAGCTCATTGAAACCAATTTTTTAAACGAAGAACGCTTTGCTGCAGCCTACGCCCAGGGCAAGTTTAATCAGAAAGCCTGGGGCCGTAATAAAATAAAACAAGGATTAAAATTTAAACGTGTCTCTGAAAAACTTATCAAAAAAGCGTTGCAAAAAATTGATGGCGACGATTACTTACAGACGCTAACCCGGATTTTAGAGAAAAAAGCAGCCCTAATGAAAGAAAAAGACGAGTTTAAACGACATTACAAGTTAAAACAGTATGCTATGAGTCGCGGATACGAGAGTGACCTGATTGCTGACGTTTTGAAAACCAGCGAGATATAA
- the istA gene encoding IS21 family transposase, producing MSKIRQILRMYSQGRSKLSIAAQTGVSRNTAKKYLIAFDASGFTFEEINTLNDKELEDFFGKSSERPPDKRMVALQRCFPQIDKELKRVGMNRRILWEAYIKEFPDGFKYTQFCFYYNQWKARVNPTMHLDHKAGDKLYVDFAGEKLSIADKDTGEVIEAEVFVAILGASQLTYVEAVLSQQKEDFIAACENALHFYGGVPAAIVPDNLKAAVTKSNRYEPTLNETFADFADHYGTTILPARAYRPRDKALVEGAVKIVYSRIYAPVRKEAYHTLAELNIAIKVALEAHNSQPLKGRNYSRKLQFEEIERQALSPLPALRYEFKRQHQATVMKNGHVCLGIDKHYYSVPYRFIGRKVKLLYSRTNVEVYYHYERIAMHRRIKSPYSYTTDKDHLASTHRFMTEWTPDKFLEWAASIHEDVRLYILKILDRKQHPEQAYRSCIGILSLARKAGNERLASACRRALGYGVYNYKTIQQILENKMDSYEESLFADELPMPSHDNIRGENYYK from the coding sequence ATGAGTAAGATAAGACAGATCCTCAGGATGTACAGCCAGGGCCGCAGCAAGCTATCGATAGCGGCCCAGACCGGCGTGTCACGCAATACCGCAAAGAAGTACCTTATTGCGTTCGATGCCAGCGGCTTTACGTTCGAGGAAATCAATACCCTTAATGATAAGGAGCTGGAGGACTTCTTTGGCAAAAGCAGTGAACGTCCCCCGGACAAGCGAATGGTGGCCCTGCAACGCTGTTTCCCGCAGATAGATAAAGAGTTAAAGCGTGTCGGTATGAACCGCCGCATCCTGTGGGAAGCTTATATCAAAGAGTTCCCTGACGGGTTCAAGTACACCCAATTCTGCTTTTATTACAACCAGTGGAAAGCCCGCGTGAACCCCACGATGCACCTGGATCATAAAGCCGGTGATAAGCTGTATGTGGACTTTGCCGGTGAAAAGCTAAGCATAGCGGACAAGGATACCGGTGAGGTCATCGAGGCCGAGGTGTTCGTTGCTATCCTTGGCGCCAGCCAACTAACTTACGTAGAAGCTGTGCTGAGCCAGCAGAAAGAAGACTTTATAGCAGCCTGTGAGAATGCCCTGCACTTTTATGGCGGCGTACCTGCCGCCATCGTTCCCGACAACCTGAAGGCTGCCGTTACCAAGAGTAACCGCTATGAGCCAACGCTGAACGAGACCTTTGCTGACTTTGCCGACCATTACGGAACGACCATCTTACCAGCGAGGGCGTACCGCCCTCGTGACAAAGCACTGGTAGAAGGAGCCGTTAAGATCGTTTACAGCCGTATCTACGCACCTGTTCGCAAAGAGGCCTATCATACCCTTGCAGAACTGAATATCGCGATCAAGGTCGCTTTAGAAGCACATAACAGCCAGCCGCTGAAAGGCCGCAATTACAGCAGAAAGCTCCAGTTCGAGGAGATAGAACGCCAGGCACTCTCGCCATTACCGGCATTACGTTATGAGTTCAAACGGCAGCACCAGGCCACTGTAATGAAGAACGGACATGTTTGTCTGGGTATCGACAAACACTACTACAGCGTACCGTACCGCTTTATCGGCAGGAAGGTCAAACTGCTGTATTCCCGCACCAACGTAGAAGTCTACTACCACTATGAACGCATCGCCATGCACAGGCGCATCAAAAGCCCTTACAGCTACACAACGGATAAAGATCACCTGGCTTCGACACACCGCTTTATGACCGAATGGACACCCGATAAGTTCCTGGAATGGGCAGCATCCATTCACGAGGATGTGAGGCTTTACATCCTGAAGATACTGGACCGAAAGCAACATCCGGAACAAGCTTACCGCTCCTGTATCGGTATCCTCAGCCTGGCGCGCAAGGCAGGTAACGAAAGGCTGGCCAGCGCTTGCAGGCGTGCGCTCGGCTATGGCGTGTACAACTACAAGACCATACAGCAGATACTGGAGAACAAGATGGACAGCTACGAGGAAAGCTTATTTGCTGACGAGCTGCCTATGCCCAGCCATGACAATATCCGGGGAGAGAACTACTATAAATAA
- the istB gene encoding IS21-like element helper ATPase IstB, whose product MNTNTLDKLRKLKFYGMYHAFKSCLETGQTAEYTTDELLAHLVEAEWDDRQNRRIERTIMYAKFRYKASVENIHYHADRSIDRNQVMRLADCHFIDRNENLLITGSTGIGKSYIASAIGHQACILGYRVFYASTPKLFAKLKMAKADGSYMKDVAKLERQQLLILDDFGIQPFDAQSRAALMEIIEDRHGKTSLIITSQLPVSKWYEVIGEKTIADAILDRIVHDAHRMELKGESMRKRRPAEPEKSYLQNTL is encoded by the coding sequence ATGAACACGAACACCTTAGACAAACTTCGCAAACTGAAGTTCTATGGCATGTACCATGCCTTTAAAAGCTGCCTGGAAACGGGACAGACCGCAGAATACACCACTGATGAACTGCTGGCCCACCTGGTAGAGGCCGAATGGGACGACCGGCAGAACAGGCGCATAGAGCGTACGATCATGTATGCTAAGTTCCGCTATAAGGCCTCGGTAGAGAACATCCACTACCATGCCGACCGTAGTATCGACCGCAATCAGGTAATGCGCCTGGCAGACTGCCACTTTATTGACCGGAATGAGAACCTGTTGATCACAGGCAGCACCGGTATCGGCAAAAGCTATATCGCTTCTGCTATCGGACACCAAGCCTGCATACTGGGTTACCGCGTGTTCTATGCCAGCACACCCAAACTCTTTGCTAAGCTGAAGATGGCCAAGGCAGATGGTTCCTACATGAAGGATGTAGCCAAACTGGAACGCCAGCAACTACTGATCCTGGATGACTTCGGTATACAACCTTTTGATGCGCAGAGCAGGGCCGCACTGATGGAGATCATTGAGGACAGGCACGGTAAGACATCCCTGATCATCACCTCTCAGCTGCCGGTCAGTAAATGGTATGAGGTCATTGGTGAAAAGACGATCGCTGATGCTATCCTCGACCGCATCGTGCATGATGCGCACCGGATGGAACTAAAGGGAGAGTCGATGAGAAAAAGAAGGCCCGCAGAGCCCGAAAAAAGCTATCTGCAAAACACACTTTAA
- a CDS encoding ParA family protein produces MIILIGNQKGGAGKSTITLSLANYLTLEKKCPVLVIDLDYQQSLMQKYDKAKLLENEEPYEVLPATLEGFGSLMNSIADTKNAIILIDLPGKLDDDGLLDVFVLGNLLICPFAYDEFTFVSTVHFALVLKKVSPKMPLVFVPNRIKANAKFEIMEEVNTQLLRLGTLTPMLPDRIDFQRLTTFQTPTLLTPVLSPVLNQIYAEHIHGKY; encoded by the coding sequence ATGATCATTCTTATCGGAAATCAAAAGGGTGGTGCGGGCAAGAGTACAATCACACTAAGTCTGGCCAACTACCTCACCCTCGAAAAAAAATGCCCGGTGCTCGTCATCGATCTCGATTATCAGCAGTCCCTGATGCAGAAATATGATAAAGCCAAATTGCTGGAAAATGAGGAACCTTATGAAGTGTTGCCGGCAACGTTGGAAGGCTTCGGCTCATTAATGAATTCCATTGCGGATACAAAAAATGCCATCATATTGATCGATCTGCCAGGTAAGCTTGATGATGATGGATTACTGGATGTGTTTGTTCTCGGCAATTTGCTCATATGCCCTTTTGCTTATGATGAGTTCACTTTCGTCTCAACGGTTCATTTTGCTTTGGTATTAAAAAAAGTGAGTCCGAAGATGCCCCTGGTATTTGTGCCCAACCGGATTAAGGCCAATGCCAAATTTGAGATCATGGAAGAAGTCAATACCCAGTTGTTACGGCTCGGAACGCTGACGCCGATGTTGCCGGATCGCATCGACTTTCAACGGTTGACAACATTCCAAACCCCAACTTTATTAACCCCGGTTTTATCACCGGTATTGAACCAGATCTATGCGGAACACATTCATGGAAAATATTAA
- a CDS encoding relaxase/mobilization nuclease domain-containing protein codes for MIVKLLYQQKSGALFPGVRYNTNKVDRNKGELMKVANFGVLQGFSNLRPQDYVNYLKTLAALNPAVKKPQFHAVISGKGHLYDKARLTAIAENWLKEMGYGRQPYLIIYHKDTENNHVHIVSSRVDRKGEKINSAYEKIRSQKNMSKVLGYEYASAYRISTKAQYFMLLEQAGFAGLDPDHKRIEDCIAAYKPDVDRIKALREVLLGLRDEKEMLPVLKDQHSVELLFHAAEGKQPYGYTIIDHQSLTVYKGSEVLGLKELLGDRDRNQVIFPNRELKEPGMQQISNNPLRTIHVQSIWIAGDVDDQQIHGMRRRRQRKARTNTR; via the coding sequence ATGATTGTAAAACTGCTTTATCAACAAAAGAGCGGTGCGCTTTTTCCGGGTGTTCGCTATAACACCAATAAAGTGGATCGTAATAAGGGGGAGTTGATGAAAGTCGCCAACTTCGGCGTGCTGCAGGGATTCTCAAATCTTCGGCCACAAGACTACGTCAATTACTTGAAAACACTGGCTGCTTTAAACCCGGCGGTGAAAAAGCCGCAGTTTCACGCCGTGATCTCCGGTAAAGGCCACCTGTATGATAAGGCACGGTTGACGGCCATTGCGGAGAATTGGCTGAAGGAAATGGGTTACGGTAGGCAGCCTTACCTGATCATCTATCATAAGGATACCGAAAACAATCATGTCCACATCGTCAGCTCAAGGGTAGACCGCAAAGGGGAGAAGATCAACAGTGCTTATGAGAAGATCCGCTCGCAGAAAAATATGTCGAAAGTATTGGGTTATGAGTATGCTTCAGCCTACCGGATCAGTACCAAAGCGCAATACTTTATGTTGCTGGAACAAGCCGGGTTCGCTGGCCTGGATCCTGATCACAAAAGAATTGAAGATTGCATAGCAGCGTACAAACCTGATGTGGATAGGATAAAAGCGTTAAGAGAAGTGCTGCTGGGTCTACGTGATGAAAAGGAAATGCTACCGGTGCTCAAAGATCAACATTCCGTAGAACTGCTTTTTCACGCTGCCGAAGGTAAGCAGCCGTATGGCTATACCATCATTGATCATCAATCCCTGACCGTTTATAAGGGAAGCGAGGTGCTTGGGCTTAAAGAATTGCTCGGTGATCGTGACAGAAACCAGGTGATTTTTCCTAACAGAGAACTTAAGGAGCCGGGTATGCAGCAGATCAGCAATAACCCGCTTCGGACCATTCACGTGCAGTCAATCTGGATTGCCGGAGATGTGGACGATCAGCAAATTCACGGGATGCGGAGACGGCGTCAGCGGAAAGCCCGCACCAATACGCGTTAG
- the mobC gene encoding plasmid mobilization relaxosome protein MobC gives MSESKSQTGRPPMPEGKRTRKIDVRFTEEEYKKVLAMERELGISKTELVRKRLLNEAGMVVVNAQALLGELDRVGTELGRAGNNINQLAHHANTLRIQGSLRPEVVSQFNDLLERYLTLQSKLEVSLRKIILEMISR, from the coding sequence ATGAGTGAATCCAAAAGCCAGACGGGAAGGCCTCCGATGCCGGAGGGTAAACGTACGCGAAAGATTGATGTCAGGTTTACCGAAGAGGAGTATAAGAAAGTGCTGGCGATGGAAAGGGAATTAGGGATCAGTAAGACTGAACTCGTCCGGAAACGGCTGTTGAACGAAGCTGGAATGGTGGTTGTCAACGCACAGGCGCTGCTCGGCGAACTGGACAGGGTAGGTACAGAACTCGGACGCGCCGGCAATAATATTAATCAGTTAGCCCACCATGCCAATACACTCCGCATCCAGGGAAGCCTCCGGCCGGAGGTCGTATCTCAATTTAACGATTTACTCGAAAGGTATCTGACTTTGCAATCGAAACTGGAGGTCAGTCTGCGAAAGATCATCCTGGAAATGATCAGTCGTTAA